The proteins below come from a single Myxococcales bacterium genomic window:
- a CDS encoding NAD(P)/FAD-dependent oxidoreductase, with product MKRAVILGAGTAGTMMANKLAKALPEDTWKIVVVDRDDQHVYQPGLLFLPFGMYRRDDLIKRRTQLVDRRVELRLAEVDRVAPDESVIHFKRGDKLAYDILIIATGSRVLPEQTEGLTAEGWRDTAFDFYTLDGALGLAEKLADWPGGRLVVNVVEMPIKCPVAPLEFVFLAEAFFRKRGIRDKVELVYATPLEGAFTKPQASAALGDMLTKRGIEVVGDYSLARVDGGKRAMTSYDGRELGYDLLVTAPLHSGSEALARSQMTDAGGWFPTDKHTLQSPRFPNVFALGDATDLPTSKAGAVAHFQSEVLFENVLRFVDGKPPEPAFDGHANCFIETGDGKAMLIDFNYETEPLPGRYPLPGVGPFTLLGESEINHWGKLAFKWVYWNVLLAGKELPLDHRMLMAGKWS from the coding sequence ATGAAGCGAGCGGTGATCTTAGGGGCAGGGACAGCCGGGACGATGATGGCGAACAAGCTCGCCAAGGCGCTCCCGGAGGACACCTGGAAGATCGTCGTCGTCGATCGCGACGACCAGCACGTCTATCAACCGGGCCTGCTCTTCCTGCCATTCGGCATGTATAGGCGCGACGATTTGATCAAGCGGCGGACGCAGCTCGTCGACCGCCGGGTGGAGCTCCGCCTCGCCGAGGTGGATCGCGTCGCGCCCGACGAGAGCGTGATCCACTTCAAGCGCGGCGACAAGCTCGCGTACGACATTCTGATCATCGCGACCGGCTCTCGCGTGCTGCCCGAGCAGACCGAAGGCCTCACCGCCGAGGGGTGGCGCGACACCGCCTTCGACTTCTACACACTCGACGGCGCGCTCGGGCTCGCGGAGAAGCTCGCCGACTGGCCTGGCGGCCGCCTGGTGGTCAACGTCGTCGAAATGCCCATCAAGTGCCCTGTCGCGCCGCTCGAGTTCGTGTTTCTGGCCGAGGCGTTCTTCCGTAAGCGAGGCATTCGCGACAAGGTGGAGCTCGTGTACGCGACTCCCCTCGAGGGCGCCTTCACCAAGCCGCAGGCGTCGGCCGCCCTCGGCGACATGCTCACGAAGCGGGGTATCGAGGTGGTCGGCGACTACTCGCTCGCTCGAGTCGACGGCGGGAAGCGCGCGATGACGTCGTACGACGGCCGCGAGCTAGGGTACGACCTGCTCGTCACGGCCCCGCTGCACAGCGGCTCCGAGGCGCTCGCGCGCTCGCAGATGACCGACGCCGGCGGGTGGTTCCCCACGGACAAGCACACGCTGCAGAGTCCGCGCTTCCCGAACGTGTTCGCCCTCGGGGACGCCACCGATCTCCCCACCTCGAAGGCGGGCGCCGTCGCCCACTTCCAGTCGGAGGTGCTCTTCGAGAACGTGCTCCGCTTCGTCGACGGCAAGCCGCCCGAGCCGGCGTTCGACGGGCACGCGAACTGCTTCATCGAGACAGGCGACGGCAAGGCGATGTTGATCGACTTCAACTACGAGACCGAGCCGCTGCCCGGGCGATACCCCCTCCCCGGGGTGGGGCCGTTCACGCTGCTCGGGGAGAGCGAGATCAACCACTGGGGCAAGCTCGCCTTCAAGTGGGTTTATTGGAACGTCCTCTTGGCAGGCAAAGAGCTGCCCCTCGATCACCGCATGCTCATGGCTGGGAAGTGGAGCTGA
- a CDS encoding TusE/DsrC/DsvC family sulfur relay protein, protein MELNMEADKLDTVLARLDALSARVHDLTERQRKQDELFSEMSPILKEVMATATTRLDALEKRGYFAFGRELVGVGERIVEGFSPDDVRLLGDSVVAILETVRTLTQPEVLAVAGEASEALQKADQVEPIGILGMVRASRDEEVQKGMAVMMDVVRHVGRVAEIVAKRRAPRPADARARLAAVTGARRRPVLGVERPRASPPKPAAAQSEGGAASSTKPAEVAAVIEGVAFTRDGHLADAGAWSEGLALKLAETHGLALDAPRWAVVRFARADFEATGAAPNIRRLTQGTGVTTKDLYGLFPKAPARTIAKIAGIPKPAGCI, encoded by the coding sequence GTGGAGCTGAACATGGAGGCCGACAAGCTTGACACAGTCCTCGCCCGCCTCGACGCCCTCAGCGCGAGGGTGCACGATCTCACCGAGCGGCAGCGCAAGCAGGACGAGCTGTTCTCGGAGATGAGCCCCATCCTGAAGGAGGTCATGGCGACCGCCACGACGCGCCTCGACGCGCTCGAAAAGAGGGGCTACTTCGCCTTCGGGCGCGAGCTCGTCGGCGTGGGCGAGCGCATCGTGGAGGGCTTCTCGCCCGACGACGTGCGCCTGCTCGGCGACTCGGTCGTGGCCATTCTGGAGACCGTGCGGACGTTGACGCAGCCCGAGGTGCTCGCGGTGGCGGGCGAGGCGAGCGAGGCGTTGCAGAAGGCCGACCAGGTCGAGCCCATCGGCATCCTCGGGATGGTGCGCGCGTCGCGCGACGAGGAAGTGCAGAAGGGCATGGCCGTCATGATGGACGTGGTACGCCACGTGGGGCGCGTCGCCGAGATCGTCGCCAAGCGGAGGGCGCCGCGACCCGCCGACGCCCGGGCGCGGCTCGCCGCGGTCACCGGCGCGAGGCGGCGCCCTGTGCTCGGCGTGGAGCGACCTCGCGCCTCGCCCCCCAAGCCCGCGGCCGCGCAGTCCGAGGGGGGTGCCGCGTCGAGCACCAAGCCCGCCGAGGTCGCGGCGGTGATCGAGGGCGTCGCCTTCACGCGGGACGGGCACCTCGCCGACGCGGGCGCGTGGTCCGAAGGGCTCGCCCTGAAGCTCGCGGAGACCCACGGCCTCGCCCTCGACGCGCCGCGCTGGGCGGTGGTTCGATTCGCCCGCGCGGACTTCGAGGCCACGGGCGCGGCGCCCAACATTCGGCGCCTGACCCAGGGCACGGGAGTGACGACCAAAGACCTCTACGGCCTGTTCCCGAAGGCCCCCGCGCGCACGATCGCCAAGATCGCGGGAATACCGAAGCCCGCCGGCTGCATCTGA
- a CDS encoding DsrE/DsrF/DrsH-like family protein, producing MNVATSKRRVAIIVSHGGLDEVYPGLILGNAARQSGIDAFLFFTFWGLDAITESKVDHLHMNLAGNASSNMPTVLAGLPGMESLAASMMKKQMAELDLPTVREMMQILDESGAELFACELAMKMFKREGKDLLPQVKDVITAGDFYDLAEGAQIIFT from the coding sequence ATGAACGTCGCCACGTCCAAACGAAGAGTTGCCATCATCGTCTCTCACGGCGGGCTCGATGAGGTCTATCCGGGCCTCATCCTCGGGAACGCCGCGCGGCAGTCGGGCATTGACGCCTTCCTCTTCTTCACGTTCTGGGGGCTCGACGCCATCACCGAGTCGAAGGTCGACCACCTGCACATGAACCTCGCCGGAAACGCGAGCTCGAACATGCCGACCGTGCTCGCCGGGCTCCCCGGCATGGAGAGCCTCGCGGCCTCGATGATGAAGAAGCAAATGGCCGAGCTCGACCTCCCCACGGTCCGTGAGATGATGCAGATCCTGGACGAGTCGGGCGCGGAGCTGTTCGCGTGCGAGCTCGCGATGAAGATGTTCAAACGCGAGGGCAAAGATCTCCTGCCGCAGGTGAAGGACGTGATCACCGCCGGCGACTTCTACGACCTCGCCGAGGGCGCCCAGATCATCTTCACCTGA
- a CDS encoding threonine/serine exporter family protein, whose product MTPLAWLGLLARDAGATLVVTIGFALLFAVPRRYLLGSALAGVLGHVGRTVAVERGVPLELATLIGATTIGVVSALLARRMRVPMSLFSMSAMIALVPGTFAYRTMLALIALVSTPSPPVSLATDALVLGTRTAFVVAAIAVGVVSPSLFLDRAR is encoded by the coding sequence ATGACGCCGCTCGCGTGGCTCGGGCTCCTGGCGCGCGACGCGGGCGCGACCCTCGTGGTCACGATCGGCTTCGCGCTGCTCTTCGCCGTGCCTCGCCGATACCTCCTCGGCTCGGCGCTCGCCGGCGTGCTGGGGCACGTGGGGCGCACCGTGGCGGTCGAGCGGGGCGTGCCGCTCGAGCTCGCGACGCTCATCGGGGCCACCACGATCGGTGTCGTGAGCGCGCTGCTCGCCCGACGCATGAGGGTGCCCATGTCGCTCTTCAGCATGAGCGCCATGATCGCCCTCGTCCCCGGCACGTTCGCCTACCGCACGATGCTGGCGCTCATCGCCCTCGTGAGCACGCCCTCGCCGCCGGTGAGCCTCGCGACCGACGCCCTCGTCCTCGGTACCCGCACGGCGTTCGTCGTGGCGGCGATCGCGGTCGGGGTCGTCTCTCCGAGCCTGTTTCTGGACCGCGCGCGCTGA
- a CDS encoding threonine/serine exporter family protein, giving the protein MPDKESPLAWMPADTADPRAIGLSREALRDAVDLILWGGALLLQSGADTALVERTVAGLAKGLGVDSIDVLVSPNGLVITTTEGEDFRTKLRRVPELGVDLAKMAAVVEVAPRVMTGEVSREALRARLAEIERAAHYPRWWVALAIGAACAAFSQLFQGGVRELACTLVGGALVMSLRQALHTRHVNPYLTVLSASLTTGLALTALATAVHGSVTVCVSATAVQLIPGVLFVHAGRDMIKGHIVTAVARAAKATTIVLVIAVGLAVSASITRALGAAVQ; this is encoded by the coding sequence ATGCCGGACAAGGAGTCTCCCCTGGCGTGGATGCCCGCCGACACGGCGGATCCGCGGGCGATTGGCCTGTCGCGGGAGGCGCTGCGCGACGCGGTGGATCTCATCCTCTGGGGCGGCGCGCTCCTCCTCCAAAGCGGCGCCGACACGGCCCTCGTCGAGCGCACCGTCGCGGGCCTCGCCAAGGGCCTCGGGGTCGACTCCATCGATGTACTCGTCTCGCCGAACGGCCTCGTGATCACCACGACCGAGGGCGAGGACTTTCGCACCAAGCTGCGCCGGGTGCCCGAGCTCGGCGTCGACCTCGCGAAAATGGCCGCCGTGGTCGAGGTGGCGCCGCGCGTGATGACGGGTGAGGTGTCTCGCGAGGCCCTGCGCGCGCGGCTCGCCGAGATCGAGCGCGCGGCGCACTACCCCCGATGGTGGGTGGCGCTCGCGATCGGCGCGGCGTGCGCCGCGTTCAGCCAGCTCTTTCAGGGCGGCGTCCGCGAGCTCGCGTGCACGCTCGTCGGCGGCGCGCTCGTGATGTCGCTCCGCCAGGCGCTCCACACGCGTCACGTGAATCCCTATCTTACGGTCCTCTCGGCCTCCCTCACGACGGGGCTGGCGCTCACCGCCCTCGCGACCGCGGTCCACGGGAGCGTGACCGTCTGCGTCTCCGCCACGGCGGTGCAGCTCATCCCCGGGGTGCTGTTCGTGCACGCGGGCCGGGACATGATCAAGGGCCACATCGTCACCGCCGTGGCGCGCGCCGCGAAGGCCACGACGATCGTGCTCGTCATCGCCGTAGGCCTCGCTGTGTCGGCCTCGATCACCCGCGCGCTCGGGGCGGCGGTTCAATGA
- a CDS encoding formylglycine-generating enzyme family protein: MRWRTAVGFFVVGATGACAASAVVESPRAVEVRDAAPEASPAPEDAGVSDAPPTPSTPPTDAGAPVADDAATDASARACPPGEVEIPPTGPEGFRMMKGREGSHKVVLTRAFCMDENEVTVRQYAACVDAGRCLEPWTKDPFSTYPKLPDHPVNLVNWKKARTYCEAVGKRLPTEAEWEWAATGPEQYKYPWGNEPEPSCDLVDFTQFGAPKTRAGGDVGCHGGGPSKVGVHPAGDRLWPSGHVHDLAGNVWEWVEDSFAPFEKGQADAPPKVDPLVRNQTPMHPLRGGAWNRSFGGMAITFRAAAQFTYQVPGVGLRCVRGAPHPTPPPRHDVDVPGWRPPVKH; this comes from the coding sequence ATGCGGTGGCGTACGGCAGTCGGGTTCTTCGTCGTCGGCGCGACCGGCGCGTGTGCGGCCTCCGCGGTGGTCGAGTCGCCTCGTGCGGTCGAGGTCCGTGACGCGGCGCCCGAAGCCAGCCCAGCACCCGAGGACGCCGGGGTGAGCGACGCGCCGCCCACTCCGTCTACGCCGCCTACCGACGCGGGGGCTCCGGTCGCCGACGACGCCGCGACCGACGCGTCCGCGCGCGCCTGCCCCCCGGGCGAGGTGGAGATTCCCCCGACGGGCCCCGAGGGATTCCGCATGATGAAGGGTCGCGAAGGCAGCCACAAGGTGGTGCTTACGCGTGCATTCTGCATGGACGAGAACGAGGTCACGGTGCGCCAATACGCGGCGTGCGTGGACGCCGGGCGCTGCCTCGAGCCGTGGACGAAAGACCCGTTCTCGACCTACCCGAAGCTGCCCGACCACCCGGTGAACCTCGTGAACTGGAAGAAGGCGCGCACGTACTGCGAGGCGGTAGGCAAGCGCCTGCCGACCGAGGCCGAGTGGGAGTGGGCGGCGACCGGTCCCGAGCAGTACAAGTACCCGTGGGGCAACGAGCCCGAGCCGTCGTGCGACCTCGTCGACTTCACGCAGTTCGGCGCGCCGAAGACCCGCGCTGGCGGTGACGTGGGCTGCCACGGCGGGGGGCCCTCGAAGGTCGGCGTGCATCCGGCGGGCGACCGACTCTGGCCCTCGGGCCACGTGCACGACCTCGCGGGGAACGTCTGGGAGTGGGTGGAGGACTCGTTCGCGCCGTTCGAGAAGGGCCAGGCCGACGCGCCTCCGAAGGTGGACCCGCTCGTGCGCAACCAGACCCCCATGCACCCGCTGCGAGGCGGCGCGTGGAATCGCTCGTTCGGTGGCATGGCGATCACGTTCCGCGCCGCGGCGCAGTTCACCTACCAAGTGCCCGGGGTCGGGCTGCGCTGCGTGCGCGGCGCGCCGCACCCCACGCCGCCTCCTCGGCACGACGTCGACGTCCCCGGCTGGCGGCCGCCGGTCAAGCACTGA
- a CDS encoding serine/threonine protein kinase: MAEGAASVRPGQVIDGRYKVERVLGQGGMAMVVAARHLELDELVAIKVILPGRASSPDARERFAREARAAVKIKSEHVARVMDVGPLEDGTPYMVMEYLDGEDFAAVLERRKKIPAAEAIHYALQITDALTEAHSLGIIHRDVKPANLFLAKKRNRPPTVKVLDFGISKVELHDRRRTETKEILGSPWYMAPEQLKSATSVDRRSDIWSLGVILYELVTGEVPFDGGSMTEVIVKVLHDPVPRRDLPEHLEAVIQRCLAKDPNDRYDSMNQVTAALRALVDTVPLSPSPPIADVAALAAAPEAGCDEDDGSAVDEVDEGELLRSEVPPKVAEAPPKAEVTPPKAEVTPPGSDGPKVVVEDASKVAEAPTPISPAVRMYVQSTPRAEDDTGDRRSRPTVPVPGARRSRRETTRPRRARGPPSPSRVARPPQPRRQRPTRPRRARGPPSPSRVARKRPVRAPSTRGGAARGCSARSRSGWWWPAWWARRRSRAPRTRPARPKPSVRPIRRRGPRPAPLPRPTAPKPPRRRARVSPGWSQRSGSPRPPPPPRRSPRHTRRLPGRTPARPRQRPRRQGTSSSRRRSRLPLRCRCRCPRRRRRPRTRRLPPRPPRPRQEPPTTPRSASRSRERTTRPSRRHAGAPPGPRWSRRWSRWLQEGA; this comes from the coding sequence ATGGCCGAGGGGGCAGCATCGGTTCGACCCGGACAGGTGATCGACGGCAGGTACAAGGTCGAGCGTGTGCTCGGCCAGGGTGGCATGGCCATGGTCGTCGCGGCGCGTCACCTCGAGCTCGACGAGCTCGTCGCCATCAAGGTCATCCTCCCGGGGCGCGCCTCGAGCCCTGACGCCCGCGAGCGTTTCGCGCGGGAGGCGCGCGCGGCCGTCAAGATCAAGAGCGAGCACGTCGCCCGGGTCATGGATGTCGGCCCCCTCGAGGACGGCACGCCGTACATGGTCATGGAGTACCTCGACGGCGAAGACTTCGCCGCGGTCCTCGAGCGCCGCAAGAAGATCCCAGCCGCGGAGGCGATCCACTACGCCCTGCAGATCACCGACGCGCTGACGGAGGCGCACTCGCTCGGGATCATCCACCGCGACGTCAAGCCCGCGAACCTCTTCCTCGCCAAGAAGCGCAACCGTCCGCCCACGGTGAAGGTGCTGGACTTCGGCATCTCCAAGGTGGAGCTGCACGATCGGAGGCGCACCGAGACGAAAGAGATCCTCGGCTCTCCTTGGTACATGGCGCCTGAGCAGCTCAAGAGCGCGACGTCGGTGGATCGGCGCTCGGACATTTGGTCGCTCGGGGTGATCCTCTACGAGCTCGTGACGGGCGAGGTGCCGTTCGACGGCGGGTCGATGACCGAGGTCATCGTGAAGGTGCTCCACGATCCGGTGCCGAGGCGCGATCTCCCCGAGCACCTCGAGGCCGTGATCCAGCGGTGCCTCGCGAAGGACCCGAACGACCGCTACGACAGCATGAACCAGGTCACGGCGGCCCTCCGCGCGCTGGTCGACACGGTCCCGCTCTCGCCCTCGCCGCCGATCGCCGACGTGGCGGCGCTCGCCGCGGCTCCGGAGGCAGGCTGCGACGAAGACGACGGCTCCGCGGTCGACGAGGTCGATGAGGGAGAGCTCCTTCGCTCGGAGGTGCCGCCCAAGGTCGCGGAGGCGCCGCCCAAGGCCGAGGTGACGCCGCCCAAGGCCGAGGTGACGCCGCCCGGAAGCGACGGGCCCAAGGTCGTCGTGGAGGACGCATCGAAGGTCGCAGAGGCGCCGACGCCCATCTCCCCGGCCGTCCGCATGTACGTGCAGTCCACCCCGCGGGCGGAGGACGACACGGGCGACCGGCGATCGCGGCCCACCGTCCCCGTCCCGGGCGCGCGCCGCAGCCGGCGCGAGACGACGAGACCGAGACGCGCTCGCGGCCCACCGTCCCCGTCCCGGGTCGCGCGCCCGCCGCAGCCGCGGCGCCAGAGACCGACGAGACCGAGACGCGCTCGCGGCCCACCGTCCCCGTCCCGGGTCGCGCGCAAGCGCCCGGTCCGAGCCCCGTCGACGAGGGGCGGCGCCGCCCGAGGATGCTCGGCGCGCTCGCGGTCGGGCTGGTGGTGGCCGGCGTGGTGGGCGCGAAGACGCTCTCGCGCGCCCCGGACGCGACCCGCGCGCCCGAAGCCGTCCGTCCGCCCGATCCGCCGCCGGGGCCCGCGTCCAGCGCCCCTCCCGCGGCCGACAGCGCCCAAGCCGCCCCGGCGCCGCGCGCGAGTGAGTCCCGGGTGGTCGCAGCGCTCCGGCAGCCCCCGACCGCCGCCGCCCCCGCGCCGGTCTCCGCGCCACACCCGACGGCTCCCGGGCCGCACCCCGGCGCGACCGCGCCAGCGCCCTCGGCGGCAAGGGACCTCGAGCTCTCGCCGACGTTCACGCCTCCCCCTCCGCTGCCGCTGCCGGTGCCCGCGACGCCGCCGCCGGCCGCGCACGCGCCGGCTCCCGCCTCGGCCTCCGCGTCCGCGGCAGGAGCCGCCGACGACGCCTCGGTCGGCCTCGCGGTCGCGCGAGCGCACCACCCGGCCCTCGCGAAGGCATGCTGGGGCGCCGCCGGGACCGCGATGGTCACGGCGGTGGTCGCGGTGGCTCCAGGAGGGAGCGTGA